A window from Megasphaera vaginalis (ex Bordigoni et al. 2020) encodes these proteins:
- a CDS encoding sigma-54 interaction domain-containing protein — MEKISFLLADEILKKEVEQILWIYRSEQEKIDIRTEIGIIDLEHIEKQAQDMIAGGAQVIITNSGSHSILSRTITEVPILCLYSSTSDTLYTLHQVASYNTIHLLLNKNFIFNAELCSDDIKKKLKIHSSYSVDTTYHELRTIVNRIPVTSDAVLVGCTLLPQIANTPLPIMPIRPSESAILSVYQYACELISFKRQGQNWGAMISAVLENFNDGIIICDAAGKIYHINKMAKRFLKTAGNPGYLRDVLPGILEEGAGPQQLKEKIVTLAPYTLVITTSTFRVDRDQHYALNIRDVTELQHLEKHIRYKLSKTGLQAQHHFSDIKTINDGMKNIIHTAATMATYDAPVLIQGESGTGKELFAQSIHNHSPRRNGPFVVVNCAALPSDLLESELFGYVGGAFTGARKEGKAGLFELAHNGTIFLDEINSMSPNIQSKLLRVLETKEVMRIGSDYIIPLDIRVISASNADIMQAVLSGAFRRDLFFRLNTLTLNLPSLNERKEDIVYLFAFFMEKISGKKGRGKAVPPQLQNALERHRWWGNIRELHSVAMRYHIFSDSCSDDYGELFDDVKQPASVTGTLRHDEMVPDLDMKKLQASFQQLVIQDLLDQGYTKVQVAKILHLSRQTLFNRLKQ, encoded by the coding sequence TATTGAAAAACAGGCGCAGGACATGATTGCCGGCGGTGCGCAGGTTATTATTACGAACAGCGGTTCCCACTCGATTCTCAGCCGCACGATTACGGAAGTGCCGATCCTTTGTCTGTACAGCTCGACAAGCGATACGCTTTACACGCTTCATCAAGTGGCGTCGTATAATACGATTCATCTGCTGCTGAATAAAAATTTTATTTTTAATGCCGAGCTCTGTTCCGACGATATCAAGAAGAAGCTGAAGATCCACAGCTCTTACAGTGTCGATACGACATATCATGAATTGCGGACCATTGTCAACCGAATTCCCGTCACTTCCGACGCCGTCCTTGTCGGCTGCACGCTGTTGCCGCAGATCGCCAATACGCCGCTGCCGATTATGCCGATCAGGCCCAGTGAATCAGCTATCCTTTCTGTGTACCAATACGCCTGCGAATTGATATCCTTCAAGCGACAAGGGCAAAACTGGGGCGCCATGATCAGCGCCGTCCTGGAAAACTTCAACGACGGCATCATCATTTGTGACGCCGCCGGAAAAATATACCATATCAATAAGATGGCCAAACGCTTTTTAAAGACGGCAGGCAATCCGGGTTACCTGCGCGACGTCTTGCCGGGCATCCTGGAAGAGGGGGCGGGGCCGCAGCAACTGAAGGAAAAGATCGTGACCTTGGCCCCGTACACGCTGGTCATTACGACGTCGACTTTTCGCGTCGATCGGGACCAACATTATGCGCTGAATATCCGCGACGTTACGGAACTGCAACATCTGGAAAAACATATTCGGTACAAGTTGTCCAAAACGGGTCTCCAGGCGCAGCATCACTTTTCCGATATCAAGACGATCAACGACGGCATGAAAAATATCATTCACACTGCCGCGACGATGGCGACTTACGATGCGCCGGTGTTGATCCAAGGTGAAAGCGGCACGGGTAAGGAACTGTTTGCGCAGAGCATTCATAACCACAGCCCGCGGCGTAACGGCCCTTTCGTCGTCGTCAATTGTGCGGCGCTGCCGTCCGATTTGTTGGAAAGTGAACTTTTCGGCTACGTCGGCGGCGCCTTTACAGGCGCCCGCAAAGAAGGCAAGGCGGGGCTTTTCGAGCTGGCCCATAACGGGACGATTTTTCTCGATGAGATCAACAGCATGTCGCCCAATATTCAGTCCAAACTGCTGCGCGTTCTGGAAACGAAAGAAGTCATGCGCATCGGCTCGGACTATATCATTCCCTTGGATATCCGCGTTATTTCCGCCAGCAATGCCGATATTATGCAGGCCGTTTTATCCGGGGCGTTTCGCCGTGACCTGTTTTTTCGTTTGAATACGCTGACGCTGAATCTGCCGTCTCTAAATGAGCGAAAAGAAGATATCGTTTATTTATTCGCCTTTTTTATGGAAAAAATTTCCGGAAAGAAGGGGCGGGGAAAAGCCGTTCCGCCGCAGCTGCAAAACGCCCTGGAACGGCATCGTTGGTGGGGAAATATCCGCGAACTGCACAGTGTAGCCATGCGGTATCATATATTCAGCGACAGTTGCAGCGACGATTACGGCGAGCTCTTTGACGATGTGAAACAGCCGGCGTCGGTGACCGGGACGCTGCGCCATGACGAGATGGTCCCCGATTTGGACATGAAAAAACTACAGGCTTCTTTCCAGCAATTAGTCATTCAGGATCTGTTGGATCAAGGCTATACCAAGGTTCAAGTTGCTAAGATTCTGCATCTGAGCCGTCAGACTCTGTTTAACAGGCTGAAACAATGA
- a CDS encoding RNA polymerase factor sigma-54, which produces MPDISLSLQLKPKLSQFQQLSIKILPLQTHDLTQLLQDAATENPLLELHYHDVAAAGTTPLDTPSRPASARASLLAQLRLQSLSQRIFAAAALIIGSLDDKGFFPDDAVSLGATKGFTAQEMACGLAAVQHLDPPGIGAASLQEALLIQTRRSENAPPQTERLLRDFYGDFLNGHWQRLKESLRLSSDDLQSIIAFLKTLSLQPLSRISEETAYVRPEVEVFLTAEQTLSFRFLQELPTVSFRDDLYAVYGKDADRKTKTYLHKARRSFIDLETALRYRRQSISRTLEIILQVQHAAFVAAAPLKPLLQKDIAAAAGLSEATICRVCRDRYLLFNNRLYSFHQFLAQPYACGRHSISDDAIKRRIADLIANEDPRHPWSDQELTDTLCRDGITIARRTVAKLRLQAGIPKKSLRKVLGHN; this is translated from the coding sequence ATGCCCGATATTTCCCTATCCTTACAGTTAAAACCGAAGCTGTCCCAATTTCAACAGCTCTCCATAAAAATTCTTCCCCTGCAGACCCATGACTTGACGCAGCTGTTGCAGGATGCAGCGACGGAAAACCCGCTCCTTGAGCTGCACTACCATGACGTGGCCGCTGCCGGAACGACGCCGCTCGATACGCCGAGCCGGCCGGCATCGGCGCGAGCATCGCTTTTGGCTCAGCTGCGGCTGCAGTCTTTATCGCAACGGATATTTGCGGCGGCGGCGCTGATCATCGGCTCCCTGGACGACAAGGGATTTTTCCCGGACGATGCCGTCTCACTCGGCGCGACCAAGGGCTTCACAGCGCAGGAAATGGCTTGTGGACTGGCGGCGGTCCAGCATCTTGACCCGCCCGGTATCGGCGCCGCGTCACTGCAGGAAGCGCTGCTGATCCAGACGCGCCGCAGTGAAAACGCGCCGCCCCAAACGGAACGACTTCTCCGCGACTTTTACGGTGACTTTTTGAACGGCCATTGGCAGCGTTTGAAAGAGTCCCTGCGCCTATCGTCGGACGACCTGCAGTCCATCATCGCTTTTTTGAAGACCTTATCATTGCAGCCGCTCTCCCGGATCAGTGAAGAGACAGCATACGTCCGGCCCGAAGTCGAAGTTTTCCTGACAGCGGAACAGACGCTGTCTTTCCGCTTTTTGCAAGAGCTGCCGACGGTTTCCTTCCGGGACGATCTGTATGCGGTATACGGCAAGGACGCCGACAGGAAAACAAAAACGTACCTGCACAAAGCGCGCCGCTCTTTTATCGATCTCGAAACGGCGCTGCGTTACAGGCGGCAATCCATCAGTCGCACGCTGGAAATTATCCTCCAAGTACAGCACGCGGCGTTTGTCGCCGCCGCCCCGCTCAAACCGCTCCTGCAAAAGGACATTGCCGCCGCAGCCGGCTTGAGCGAAGCCACGATCTGCCGCGTTTGCCGTGATCGTTATCTGCTTTTCAATAACCGACTGTACAGCTTTCATCAGTTCCTCGCCCAGCCCTACGCCTGCGGCAGACACAGCATTTCCGACGACGCCATCAAACGGCGCATTGCCGACTTGATCGCCAACGAGGACCCGCGACATCCCTGGTCCGATCAGGAGTTGACGGACACGCTCTGCCGCGACGGCATTACGATTGCCCGCCGCACCGTCGCCAAGCTGCGCCTCCAAGCGGGAATTCCCAAAAAATCATTGCGTAAAGTATTAGGACATAACTAA
- a CDS encoding tripartite tricarboxylate transporter permease: protein MDGIVFNDLIWAVFMALAGGIIFSGVGLISGTDETSTIAPLTLLIVLLGVPPVAVFSWFMGAAISKHMIHAIPTALMGVPGDTMAVPMLEDAAVLRKLGVPHMALRKMISGGIIAAFLALPVSVGFASLLAPFADIVKSWAPVVFTIASIIIAYTSGGKWASLFVLLPFAFFVQGLNKMAIASIGHGVFISMFLGIAIGPMFADLITVLSPGSRHLLKRESAREFWLAPELKTWKGYFPNPVKILSKHQLLYNAMTAGVAALTFTFSPVGMTVMMGEFVGTRIKGLYQRMTSTLAVMNGTTEATYIAETIIPLLAFGIPLSPVGLGPAAPLFNAPPVFTAQPVHNLHNYMTAADFLIFGYIGLIVAFFVAYPFSMNYARTASAWVLKHVSQEAIISMFSGLIVVISYFEAGIVGIAIAVTIAIFGGILNRFFGVHTGVQYMVYYASPWLMLTLLGIK from the coding sequence ATGGATGGGATTGTCTTTAATGATTTGATCTGGGCAGTTTTCATGGCATTGGCCGGAGGCATTATTTTTTCCGGAGTCGGCTTGATTTCCGGAACAGACGAAACTTCTACAATTGCTCCTTTAACTCTTTTGATTGTCCTTTTAGGAGTCCCTCCTGTTGCTGTTTTCTCGTGGTTTATGGGAGCTGCCATCTCCAAACACATGATTCATGCGATTCCAACGGCCCTCATGGGAGTACCTGGCGACACGATGGCAGTTCCGATGCTGGAAGATGCCGCAGTATTGAGAAAGCTCGGTGTCCCGCACATGGCTTTGCGTAAAATGATTTCCGGTGGTATTATTGCAGCATTTCTTGCATTACCGGTCAGTGTAGGATTTGCTTCTCTACTTGCACCATTTGCTGACATCGTCAAAAGTTGGGCTCCAGTTGTATTTACAATTGCCTCAATCATTATTGCCTACACCTCCGGCGGTAAATGGGCCAGCCTGTTTGTATTGCTGCCCTTCGCTTTTTTCGTCCAAGGCCTGAATAAAATGGCTATTGCCAGCATTGGTCACGGTGTATTTATCAGTATGTTCTTGGGAATCGCAATCGGTCCAATGTTTGCCGATCTGATAACGGTTCTTTCACCTGGATCACGCCATTTATTAAAAAGGGAGTCTGCCCGTGAATTTTGGCTCGCTCCGGAATTAAAAACGTGGAAGGGCTATTTTCCTAATCCCGTTAAGATACTTTCAAAACACCAACTTTTATATAATGCAATGACTGCCGGAGTCGCCGCTCTTACCTTTACGTTCAGTCCTGTCGGAATGACTGTCATGATGGGTGAGTTTGTCGGGACTCGCATCAAAGGCCTATATCAGCGAATGACTTCTACGTTAGCAGTAATGAATGGCACAACGGAAGCGACATACATTGCCGAAACGATTATTCCCCTGTTGGCGTTCGGAATTCCTCTCAGTCCCGTTGGACTGGGTCCAGCGGCCCCACTATTTAATGCGCCTCCCGTATTTACTGCCCAGCCTGTTCATAACTTGCACAACTATATGACTGCAGCGGACTTTCTGATTTTTGGTTATATTGGACTGATTGTTGCCTTTTTTGTTGCTTATCCGTTCTCTATGAACTATGCCCGAACGGCAAGCGCATGGGTATTAAAGCACGTCAGTCAAGAAGCGATTATCAGTATGTTTTCCGGCTTAATTGTAGTTATTTCTTACTTTGAAGCCGGGATCGTCGGCATTGCCATCGCCGTAACGATTGCCATTTTCGGCGGTATTCTGAATCGTTTCTTCGGCGTGCATACGGGCGTGCAATACATGGTATATTATGCATCACCATGGCTAATGTTAACACTATTGGGAATTAAATAA
- a CDS encoding hydroxymethylglutaryl-CoA reductase, degradative: MKTNQYSGFHKLTLEKRAQEVAEFASLSSEELDRIVKPGALPNEVADHCIENVIGTYQLPMGIAMNFVIDGQEKVIPMVVEEASIVAAASNAAKMARSRGGFHTSYTGNIMIAQVQVVDISNPYFACQEILHHKEEILSIANKKDPVLVKITGGAKDINVRVVDSIIGPMVVVHLIVDTGDAMGANAVNTMAEAVAPLIEQITGGTVKLRILSNLAIYRLARATATFDKEVIGGEDVVNGIIAAYAFAEADPFRAATSNKGIMNGMDPVVVATGNDWRGMEAAAHSYMYYKYGKYTSMTRWEKDINGNLTGSIELPMMVGLVGGATKIHPGAQVAIKILGVKTAEELARIIAAVGLAQNFAAMRALATDGIQKGHMKLHARNVATVAGAKGDVLEKVVARMIAEKNINVEYAKELITQMT; the protein is encoded by the coding sequence ATGAAAACAAATCAATATTCCGGATTCCATAAACTTACATTAGAAAAAAGAGCACAAGAAGTTGCTGAATTTGCAAGCTTATCTTCAGAAGAACTCGACCGTATTGTAAAACCGGGCGCATTACCGAATGAAGTTGCCGATCATTGTATCGAAAATGTAATTGGCACTTACCAATTACCGATGGGTATCGCTATGAATTTTGTTATTGACGGGCAGGAAAAAGTTATTCCCATGGTTGTAGAAGAAGCCTCTATTGTTGCCGCCGCATCCAATGCCGCAAAAATGGCACGAAGCAGAGGCGGTTTCCATACCAGTTATACAGGTAATATTATGATTGCACAGGTCCAGGTCGTGGATATCTCTAATCCCTATTTCGCCTGCCAGGAAATATTACACCATAAAGAAGAAATCCTTTCTATTGCAAATAAAAAAGATCCTGTACTCGTCAAAATTACCGGAGGTGCTAAAGATATCAACGTCCGTGTCGTTGATTCAATTATTGGCCCAATGGTTGTCGTTCATTTGATTGTCGATACCGGAGATGCAATGGGAGCTAACGCGGTAAACACGATGGCCGAAGCCGTAGCACCGCTTATTGAACAGATAACCGGAGGCACTGTAAAACTCAGAATTCTTTCAAACCTGGCGATCTATCGACTGGCACGAGCAACGGCAACATTCGATAAAGAAGTTATCGGCGGAGAAGACGTTGTCAACGGTATAATAGCCGCATATGCATTCGCCGAGGCAGATCCATTTCGTGCAGCAACGAGTAATAAAGGGATAATGAATGGAATGGATCCGGTTGTCGTTGCTACAGGAAATGACTGGAGAGGAATGGAAGCGGCCGCACACTCGTACATGTATTATAAATACGGAAAATACACCTCCATGACCCGTTGGGAAAAAGATATAAACGGCAACTTGACAGGTTCTATTGAGCTACCGATGATGGTAGGATTAGTCGGCGGCGCCACCAAAATCCATCCCGGGGCACAAGTTGCTATTAAAATACTGGGGGTAAAAACAGCGGAAGAACTTGCCCGCATTATCGCTGCTGTCGGATTGGCCCAAAATTTCGCAGCCATGCGAGCTTTGGCTACAGACGGAATTCAAAAGGGGCACATGAAACTTCATGCCCGAAACGTCGCTACCGTAGCAGGAGCAAAGGGAGACGTTCTTGAAAAAGTAGTAGCCCGGATGATTGCAGAAAAAAATATAAACGTTGAGTATGCGAAAGAGCTGATTACACAAATGACCTAA
- a CDS encoding acyclic terpene utilization AtuA family protein encodes MKTIRIGGGQGFWGDLSDAPIAMAKQDNLDYICCDYLAELTLSIMRRQQEKRPEAGYARDFIKALEGMLPYIAEKGTKVITNAGGMNVKACVEKVKEVINNGNYHLKVGYVLGDDVRELIPELRAKGITMKHMDTGEDIDRILPNMVNANVYYGVEPIVKCLQDGADIIILGRSTDTAMFEAPLIHEFGWNLDDWTAKATGILAGHLCECGAQATGGNYDYDWEHVPSPENLGYPIAEVSEKGSLVLTKTKNTGGLVTPQSVKEQLMYEIHDPSQYITPDVIADFSRITLEEIEKDHVAVKGVTGTPAPDTLKLCVGYLEGYRNVAYLPYSWPRALDKAKLAADILDKRLAMKNAQIVRKNISYLGVNALHGPLAPELNADLNEVVLRYAIMTETKAEGLKLTPEVAAVSNLNGPAQGCFFGGRTRPSEVFALWPTLIPRDAITLTTYVEEV; translated from the coding sequence ATGAAAACAATCCGAATAGGCGGCGGCCAAGGGTTCTGGGGCGACTTGAGCGACGCTCCTATCGCCATGGCTAAGCAGGACAACCTGGACTACATCTGCTGTGATTACCTGGCAGAATTGACATTATCCATTATGCGGCGCCAACAAGAAAAACGGCCTGAAGCCGGTTATGCCCGCGACTTCATCAAAGCGCTCGAAGGCATGCTTCCGTATATTGCCGAAAAAGGAACGAAAGTCATCACCAATGCCGGCGGTATGAATGTAAAAGCCTGTGTCGAAAAAGTAAAAGAAGTCATTAACAACGGAAATTACCACTTAAAAGTCGGCTACGTTCTCGGCGACGATGTCCGCGAACTTATCCCCGAACTGCGGGCCAAGGGGATTACGATGAAGCATATGGATACGGGCGAAGATATTGACCGCATTCTCCCGAACATGGTAAACGCCAACGTATATTACGGCGTAGAACCAATCGTCAAATGCCTGCAAGACGGCGCCGACATCATCATTCTCGGCAGATCGACGGACACCGCCATGTTTGAAGCGCCGCTCATCCATGAATTCGGCTGGAACCTCGACGACTGGACAGCCAAAGCCACCGGCATTCTGGCGGGCCATCTGTGCGAATGCGGAGCCCAGGCCACAGGCGGCAATTACGATTACGACTGGGAACACGTACCGAGTCCGGAAAATCTGGGCTATCCCATTGCAGAAGTCAGCGAAAAGGGCAGCCTCGTCCTGACAAAAACAAAAAACACGGGCGGTCTCGTTACTCCGCAGTCGGTAAAAGAACAACTCATGTATGAAATTCACGACCCGTCTCAATATATTACGCCCGACGTCATCGCCGATTTCAGTCGCATTACCCTGGAAGAAATCGAAAAAGACCACGTTGCCGTCAAAGGCGTAACCGGCACCCCGGCTCCCGACACCTTGAAGCTGTGCGTCGGCTATCTGGAAGGATACCGTAATGTGGCCTACCTGCCGTATTCCTGGCCCCGCGCACTCGACAAAGCGAAACTGGCCGCAGATATCCTTGACAAACGGTTGGCCATGAAAAACGCCCAGATCGTCCGTAAAAACATCAGCTACCTTGGCGTCAACGCCTTACACGGCCCGCTCGCGCCGGAACTCAACGCAGACCTGAACGAAGTCGTTCTCCGGTATGCCATTATGACGGAAACCAAAGCGGAAGGATTAAAATTGACGCCGGAAGTTGCCGCCGTCAGCAATTTAAACGGCCCTGCACAAGGTTGCTTCTTCGGCGGCCGTACTCGCCCGAGCGAAGTATTTGCTCTCTGGCCCACATTGATTCCTCGTGACGCGATTACATTAACCACTTATGTTGAGGAGGTTTAA
- a CDS encoding sigma-54 interaction domain-containing protein yields the protein MMMIETAANPPIPSAMFFAAMDTVTEGVVIIDTDSRIIYVNDAYTKILRVKKEQVQCKRMAEIEPDALILHTLKDYQPRLHQCVEIKSRGKKVTVNITPVFQENKFIGAVSVFKDITDISLARQELITTRNLSQSIFKSAAGENSKLPAAYSYIIGQDPQFIRCLKMAEIVAPTDATVLIEGESGAGKEVFVNAVRVCSGGRKQPFISMNCSAIPDTLIESELFGYTSGSFTGAIKGGKAGKFELANGGTIFLDEIGEMPLFMQSKLLRVLQSGEIQKIGSDKIQKVDVRVIAATNRNLQKMVEAGTFREDLYFRLNTFKIVIPPLRKRGNDILLLANFFLKKFADKYHKKLSLSSDTCQVLRSGSWFGNVRQLESCIEYAVIVCTETEIQPRHLPEELHRIDTVSGAATSEKKRSPVRLQGQLKDEIRDVEKEKILQALQQTKGNKTKAMALLGISRRTFYKKIKMYGISQ from the coding sequence ATGATGATGATCGAAACAGCTGCCAATCCTCCTATACCGTCTGCAATGTTTTTTGCAGCCATGGATACCGTCACGGAAGGCGTCGTGATCATTGATACGGATTCCCGCATTATCTACGTGAACGACGCCTATACCAAGATTCTTCGCGTAAAAAAAGAACAGGTCCAATGCAAACGAATGGCGGAGATAGAACCGGACGCCCTCATTTTACATACGCTGAAAGACTATCAGCCGCGGCTGCACCAATGCGTCGAAATAAAATCACGCGGAAAAAAAGTAACCGTCAATATTACGCCTGTTTTTCAGGAAAACAAATTTATCGGCGCCGTTTCCGTATTTAAAGATATTACCGATATTTCTCTCGCCCGTCAGGAATTGATTACGACGCGTAATCTCAGCCAGTCCATTTTCAAATCGGCTGCCGGCGAAAACAGTAAGCTGCCGGCGGCCTATTCCTATATTATCGGACAGGACCCGCAGTTCATACGCTGCTTGAAAATGGCTGAAATCGTGGCCCCCACGGATGCAACGGTATTAATTGAAGGCGAAAGCGGCGCCGGAAAGGAAGTTTTTGTAAATGCCGTCCGCGTTTGCAGTGGCGGTCGCAAACAGCCGTTCATCAGCATGAACTGCTCCGCCATTCCCGACACGCTCATTGAGAGCGAGCTGTTCGGTTATACATCCGGCTCGTTCACCGGCGCTATTAAGGGCGGTAAAGCAGGAAAATTTGAACTGGCAAACGGCGGTACCATCTTCCTCGATGAAATCGGAGAAATGCCTTTATTTATGCAATCCAAACTCCTAAGAGTACTCCAGTCCGGAGAAATCCAAAAAATCGGTTCCGATAAGATTCAAAAGGTCGACGTCCGCGTCATTGCCGCCACCAACCGCAACCTGCAAAAAATGGTTGAAGCCGGAACGTTCCGGGAAGATTTGTATTTCCGACTGAACACATTTAAAATCGTCATTCCTCCGCTGCGAAAGCGCGGCAACGATATCCTGCTTTTAGCGAATTTCTTTCTGAAAAAATTCGCCGATAAATATCATAAAAAACTCTCCCTTTCGTCAGATACCTGCCAGGTCTTGCGAAGCGGTTCCTGGTTCGGCAACGTCCGTCAATTGGAAAGCTGCATTGAATATGCCGTTATCGTATGCACGGAAACGGAAATACAGCCCCGCCATTTGCCGGAAGAGCTTCATCGTATAGATACGGTAAGCGGCGCCGCTACTTCCGAAAAAAAGCGGTCTCCCGTTCGCCTGCAGGGCCAGCTGAAAGACGAAATCAGAGACGTGGAAAAAGAAAAAATTCTTCAGGCATTGCAACAAACAAAGGGAAATAAAACGAAAGCCATGGCCTTACTCGGCATCAGCCGCAGAACCTTTTATAAAAAAATAAAAATGTACGGAATTTCACAATGA
- a CDS encoding 2-hydroxyacid dehydrogenase has product MKIVLLESLGITQELLDSYVQALTAGGHEFTAYERTDDIAVQIEEAKDADILMIANMPLKADVINACPNLKYINVAFTGVDHVALDAAKARGIKVSNASGYSTVAVAELTLAMILDLLRYVPQVEAACRAGGTKAGFIGSELEGKTVGIIGTGAIGTKVAELVHAFGAKVIAYNGFSNKADTDLIKYMPLKDMLSQSDIVSLHCPVTDKSRGLINAETIGCMKPTAFLVNEARGPVVDSQALADALNSGKIAGAGIDVFETEPPLDTNHPLLHAKNTIVTPHVAFATKESMEKRAVIVFDNIHTFLAGKQQNVIL; this is encoded by the coding sequence ATGAAAATTGTATTGCTCGAATCTCTCGGAATCACGCAAGAATTACTCGATTCGTATGTCCAGGCGTTGACGGCGGGCGGTCATGAGTTTACCGCTTATGAACGAACTGACGACATAGCCGTGCAAATCGAGGAAGCTAAGGACGCCGACATCCTGATGATCGCCAACATGCCGTTAAAAGCGGATGTCATCAACGCCTGCCCGAATCTGAAATACATCAACGTCGCTTTCACCGGCGTCGACCACGTGGCGCTTGACGCCGCCAAAGCCAGAGGCATCAAGGTCAGCAACGCTTCCGGTTATTCTACCGTCGCCGTTGCCGAGCTGACGCTGGCCATGATCCTTGATCTGCTCCGTTATGTGCCGCAAGTCGAAGCGGCCTGCCGCGCCGGCGGCACCAAAGCCGGCTTCATCGGCAGTGAGCTGGAAGGCAAGACAGTCGGCATCATCGGTACCGGCGCCATCGGCACAAAAGTCGCCGAGCTCGTGCACGCCTTCGGCGCCAAGGTTATCGCCTATAACGGTTTCTCCAACAAGGCGGACACGGATCTGATCAAATACATGCCGCTGAAAGACATGCTCTCCCAGTCCGACATCGTTTCTCTCCACTGCCCCGTAACGGATAAATCCCGCGGCCTGATCAACGCCGAAACGATCGGCTGCATGAAACCGACGGCGTTTCTCGTCAATGAAGCCCGCGGTCCCGTCGTCGATTCCCAAGCTTTAGCGGACGCCTTGAACAGCGGCAAAATCGCCGGCGCCGGCATCGACGTTTTTGAAACGGAACCGCCCTTGGATACAAACCATCCGCTGCTCCACGCCAAAAATACGATCGTCACGCCGCACGTCGCTTTCGCCACAAAGGAATCCATGGAAAAACGCGCCGTAATCGTCTTCGATAATATTCATACCTTCCTGGCCGGTAAGCAGCAGAACGTCATTTTATAA
- a CDS encoding aldo/keto reductase, with protein sequence METITLYNGVVMPLVGLGTFKIDDAAAGEANIIDAIHCGYRLLDTAQAYGNEEIVGKAVKRSGVDRHELFLTTKIWYRSFESPDCEKSVEASLRKLGTDYLDLLLLHWPYGNIYNAWRTLEKLYRAGTVRAIGVSNFMESQLLDLLEFNDVAPAVDQVETHLRCQYPSLHALLRERGIAHQAYSPFGRFKDPTMFTAPAITAISEKYGKTPQQIALRFFTQDGISVVPKSMRRERLLANKDLFDISLTDEEMTALRQMNSDLYLIGNSQDGAFTKAFFAR encoded by the coding sequence ATGGAAACAATTACGTTATATAATGGCGTCGTCATGCCCCTTGTCGGCTTGGGAACGTTTAAGATCGACGACGCGGCAGCAGGCGAAGCGAATATTATCGACGCCATTCACTGCGGTTACCGCCTGCTCGACACGGCGCAGGCTTACGGCAACGAAGAAATCGTCGGCAAAGCCGTCAAGCGCAGCGGCGTCGATCGGCATGAGTTGTTTTTGACGACAAAAATCTGGTACCGTTCTTTTGAATCGCCGGACTGCGAAAAAAGTGTCGAAGCTTCTCTGCGAAAGCTCGGCACCGATTACCTCGATCTGCTCTTGCTCCATTGGCCTTACGGCAATATATACAATGCATGGCGCACGCTGGAAAAACTTTATCGGGCAGGCACGGTCCGCGCCATCGGCGTGTCAAATTTCATGGAGAGCCAGCTGCTGGATCTGTTGGAATTCAACGATGTCGCTCCGGCAGTGGATCAGGTGGAGACGCATCTGCGCTGCCAATATCCGTCGCTCCACGCGCTGCTGCGGGAACGCGGCATTGCGCACCAGGCCTATTCACCCTTCGGCCGATTTAAGGACCCGACGATGTTCACGGCTCCCGCGATCACGGCTATAAGTGAAAAGTACGGCAAGACGCCGCAGCAGATCGCGCTCCGGTTCTTCACGCAAGACGGGATTTCCGTCGTCCCCAAGTCAATGCGCCGTGAGCGGCTGTTGGCAAACAAAGACCTTTTCGACATTTCTTTAACTGACGAAGAAATGACTGCGCTGCGGCAAATGAACAGCGACCTGTATCTCATCGGCAACAGTCAGGACGGCGCTTTTACGAAAGCCTTTTTCGCCCGCTGA
- a CDS encoding DUF898 family protein, giving the protein MICKHCGAEMRDDSRFCPQCGETVSSAAPDVPAGPESTFTGTYLACAGYMLLLTVAGAVTFGIATPWVWAAYLRWRNRHTFIQGRQLFFDGTGWELFWRSLLWIVLTCVTFGLFLLIVYVSYERWRVSHTYFASREGEKTI; this is encoded by the coding sequence ATGATTTGTAAACATTGCGGCGCGGAAATGCGCGATGACAGCCGCTTTTGTCCTCAATGCGGTGAAACCGTTTCCAGCGCGGCGCCGGACGTTCCGGCCGGACCGGAGTCGACATTTACCGGCACCTATCTGGCCTGCGCCGGGTATATGCTGCTGCTGACAGTTGCCGGCGCCGTCACCTTCGGTATCGCCACGCCGTGGGTCTGGGCCGCGTATCTACGTTGGCGAAACCGCCACACCTTTATTCAGGGACGACAGCTTTTCTTTGATGGTACAGGGTGGGAACTTTTTTGGCGCAGTCTGCTGTGGATTGTTCTGACCTGCGTCACGTTCGGACTCTTCCTGCTCATCGTCTATGTGTCCTATGAACGCTGGCGAGTCAGCCATACGTATTTTGCTTCCCGGGAAGGAGAGAAGACGATCTAG